The DNA sequence CCAGCCACGCCGCGCGCGGGAACGCCGACGCGTCCGGCGTGCCCTGCCGCAGGTCGTGCCGGGGTCCACGCGCGCGTGGCGGTGCCTTACGGGGCACCCGCTCGGCACGCCGCAGGGGCTCGGCGCGCTCGGCCACCCGCGTCCCCGAGCCCTGCCGTGCGGTGAGCCAGCCCTCGGCCACCAGTTCCGCATAGGCGTCGGCCACGGTGTTACGGGCGATCCCGAGATCGGCGGCGAGCGAGCGGTACGGCGGCAGCCGCGTGCCGGGCGCGAGCCGCCCGTCGCGTACCGCCTCGCGCAGCGCACGGGTCAGCGCGGCCCGCCGCCCGCCGGGCCCGGACGCCTCGGACACCCCGGATGACTCCGAGAGGTCCAGGTGCAGGTCGGCACCGATCCGCTCCGCAGAATTGACCCACGATCTCGCCATGGAAATGCATCCTACAGTGGGTCTTTCGGGGTCGTAACTTGGAGCACATGACGACGAACACGACTGCGACGCAGGGCACTTCCGGCACCGACTCCGACATCGACATCGCCTCCGGCATCGACTCCGCCATCGCCACGGCCGAGGCCGCGCGGACCCGTCTGGACCTCGCGAAGTCCGCCCCCAAGGTCTTCCGTACCATCGTCGGCTTCGACGCCGCCGCCCGCGAGGGCCTGGACCCGGCGCTGGTCGAGCTGATCCAGATCCGCGCCTCCCACCTCAACCACTGCGCCTACTGCCTCCACATGCACACCAATGACGCCCGCAAGGCCGGCGAGAGCGAGGACCGGCTGCACCTGGTCGCCGTCTGGCGCGAGGCCCGCCACTTCTACACCGAGAAGGAACAGACGGCCCTGGCCCTGACGGAGGCGGTGACCCTGGTGGCCGACGGCGGGGTTCCCGACGAGGTCTACGCCCAGGCCGCGGCGCACTTCGACGACCAGGAGCTGGCCCACGTACTGGCCCTGATCCTCACCATCAACACGTGGAACAGGGTGGCGCTGGCCACGGGGAAGGTGGCGGGGACGGACGAGCGGCGCTAGGGGAAGAAGCGGAGGAGGAGGCGGGGGAGGAGCGGGCGGCGCCCCCGTCACACCCTCATCGGCCGGTCGTACGGCGAGATCGGCGCCGGCAGGCGCGAACTCCCCGTCAGATAACGGTCGACGGCCGCCGCCACCGCCCGCCCCTCGGCGATCGCCCACACGATGAGCGACTGCCCCCGGGCGGCATCCCCCGCGGCGAACACGCCGGAGACGTTCGTGGCGAACCCGGCATCACGTGTGAGCGTGCCGCGAGGCTCCAGCTCCAGCCCCAGCTGCTCGATCAGCCCGTCCCCCTGGTCGGGCCCGGAGAAGCCGAGGGCGAGCAGCACCAGGTCGGCGGGCAGCGTCCGCCCGGTCTCCGGCAGCGGGCGGCGCTGTGCGTCCACCTCGGTCAGGTGCAGCGACCGTACGTGCCCGTCGGCGTCGCCCGTGAAGCGGAGCGTGGACGCCGCGAACAGCCGCACGTCCGCGTCCGCCGCCGGTGCCGTCTCAAGATCGCGGGCCTCCTCGTGCGCGGGGGAGAGGCGGTAGATCTTCGGATACGTCGGCCACGGCTCGGCGTCCTCGTCCCGTTCGGCGCCGGGCTGGGCGTAGATGTCCAGCTGAGTGACGGACGCGGCACCGTCCCGCACGGCGGTGCCCAGACAGTCGGCCCCGGTGTCCCCACCGCCGACGATGACGACATGCTTCCCGGCGGCGGACAGGGGGGACGACTCCAGATCCCCCTCGCACACCCGGTTGGCCAGCGGCAGATACTCCATCGCCTGCTGGATGCCACTCAACTCACGCCCTGGAACGGGCAGTTCACGCCACGCCGTGGCTCCGGTGGCGATGACGACCGCGTCGTAACGCGACCGCAGGTCGGCCGCCCCGATGTCCCGCCCGACCGCCGTCGACGTACGGAACTTGGTCCCCTCGGCCCGCATCTGCTCGATCCGCCGCTCCAGATGGTGCTTCTCCATCTTGAAACTGGGGATGCCGTACCGCATCAACCCGCCGACCCGGTCGTCCTTCTCGTACACCGCGACCGTGTGCCCCGCCCGCGTCAGCTGCTGCGCCGCGGCGAGCCCCGTGGGCCCGGACCCGATCACCGCGACCGTCCGCCCGGACAGCCGGTCCGGCGGGCGCGGCAGCGCGAATCCGTCCTCCCACGCCCGATCGGCGATGGCGCACTCGACGTTCTTGATGGTGACGGCCGGCTGATTGATTGCCAGCACACACCCCGCCTCACACGGCGCCGGACACAACCGCCCCGTGAACTCCGGGAAGTTGTTCGTCGCGTGCAGCCGGTCGGCGGCCGCCCGCCAGTCCTCCCGCGACACCAGGTCGTTCCAGTCGGGGATCAGATTGCCCAGCGGACAGGCGTCGTGGCAGAAGGGGATGCCGCAGTCCATGCAACGGTCCGCCTGCTTGCTGATGATGGGCAGCAGCGCCCCGGGGACGTAGACCTCGTCCCAGTCCTGGACCCGCTCCTCCACGGGCCGGCGCGGCCAGTCCTGGCGGCGGGTGGTCATGAAACCCTTGGGATCGGCCATGGCCGTTTTCCTCGCGTGCGCGTACGACGTCCTGGAGCCGTGCGTCATCGGGCGGCACTCTTCCCGCAACGATACGTCCCACCTGCCACGTGCGCAGAGTGGCCGACAGCGCTGTCTCCCCGGGTTCCTTCCGCGGGTGCTCCGCGGCTGCCCCGCGGATTCCCGGGCCGGCGCGGACGGTCAGCTGATGGCGAGGACGAACGACACCGTCGCGGCGGCCGAGGCAACCGTCCGGACGTGGTTCCACGCCGTCCACTCGCGCACGTACGTCGGCCAGTACGCGGCCGCCTCCGCGGTGCCCGCGTCGAGCTTGACCAGCGCTTCGTTGCGGGGCACGTTCGCCACCATCGTCACGCCGAACGTGCCGAACAGATACAGCCCGCTGCCCAGCAACAGCTCCACCGTGCCCTCGTCCGGCCAGAGCACGAACGTCACCACCGCAATCACCGCGCACAGCACCGCCGACCCGATGAACACCAGCATGAACGCCGGCATCAGTGCGGTCACATTGATCGCCTTCATCGCGGCGACGCCCTGCGCGGGCGGCAGCGCGGCGAGCCCCCGCATCACGAAGGTCGAGAAGGCGCAGAACACCCCGGCCACCAGGCCGGTCCCGACCACACCGATCACCACGAGTACGAAGAACGGCCCATCGATCATGTCAACGTCAACTCCCGCATCCCGCCGAGATCCTTCCCGGCCCCATCCGTCACATCAAGTGAAATCCTGTACGAGAACCGTGAACATGGCCGAGCGGCGCGAGCCCATACGTGAGCGTCCATGGGCGTCGGCCCGGACGGGTCACGGGTGCGGCTCGGACCAGCCACGGCCGCACCTCCGATCGGCCGTGGGCGCTCCTCGGACGAGGCGGAGCAATGTCAGCCGACCTCCGACACCCCCAGCCGCCAGGCCCGCAACGTCGTCTCCACCGCCGCCGCGATCCGCCGCCGCGCCTCGTGCCGCGGCACCCCGCCCATCAGCAGTCGGTCGTACGGCGTGTCCAGGTGCCGCACGGACGCCGCGACCGCCCAGGTCACGGCCCCCTCGGTCAACGCCCGCCCCGCCGCACTCCGCCCCACCCGTCCACTGCCCCGCGCCGACGCATGCGCGGCGATGTCCCGCGCCCGGCCCGCCGGACACCCCGGGAACAGCCGCCGTATCTCCGCCGCGAGCGCCTCCGCGAACCGCACGTCCTCCCGTGCGCGCCGTCGGGCGTCCCGCGCCCGGCGCCGCCGCCGGGCCTCCGCGTCCGCCAGGCACCGCTGCTCCGCCCGGGCGAGCCCCGCCTCCTCCACCAGGACGCCCTGCCGCTCGTAACGGCTCTTGCGCCGGTTGAACCGTACGACCACCGCCGACAGCGCACTCTCCTCCCGCGACCGGCGCGTCAACGCCGTGTCGCCACGCGGCAGGAACACCAGATGCCCGAGGTCGGCACAGTCGAGACACCGCGGCGCACCGTCCTCCAGCACGAGCATCTGCAACGGTCCCGCATGACACTCCGCACAGCGCCGCCGCTTCAGGGGCTGGATGACAAGAAGGCCGGTACGGGGCGCGGGAGTTGCGAGGGGTGCCATACCGCGTTCATTCCCCGCGGAGCCGGTCCGGGGAACTATGCCGGGAACTGTCCGGCAGGCCCTCGGACGCCCCCTGATCAGGTCCGCCGTCATCCGCGCCGCGGTCGTATTCCGTGCACCTCTCGCCCGCGCGGCGAGACCCTCGGCCCCTGATGGGCGGTGCCCGCGACCACCGCCTCCTGTCGCATCATGGGGCCTGTGCGACTCGAAGCGATCACCTGGGAACGGCTCGGCGACCTGCTGGCCGAGCGGCTGCTCGACCTGAAGCCGGCCGACGGCAGCTCCTGGCCGCGCATCGCCTTCGACGGGGCGCCGGCAGCCCGCCCGGGAGACCTCGCCGAGCGAGTCGGAGAGGCGCTGCGGATACGCGGCCGGCCCTCGCTCGCCGTCGGTACGCAGGGCTTCCTGCGCCCGGCCTCGGTCCGCCTGGAGTACGGCCACCAGGACGTGGAGGCCTATTTCGACGGCTGGTTCGACACCGGTGCCCTGTGGCGCGAGGTCTTCGGCCCCCTCGAACCCGGCGGCGACGGCCGTGTCCTGCCCGACCTCTGGGACCCGGCCACCGACCGGGCCACCCGCAGTCCCTACACCCAACTCCCGCCCGGCGGCTTTCTGTTGCTGCACGGTCCCCTCCTGCTGCGCCACTGGTTCCCCTTCGACCTGACCGTCCACGTCCTCCTCTCACCCGGCGCTCTGCGCCGCCGCACCCCCGAGGCCGAGCACTGGACCCTCCCCGCCTTCGAGCGCTACGACCAAGAGACCGACCCGGCCGGCACAGCCGATGTCCTGGTCCGCGCCGACGACCCACGGCATCCGGCGTGGGGCGGGTGAGGGGGGTGACGGAGTAGGTGGAGCGGGGGCGCGAGTGGCGCCGGTGAGCAGGCGGACTTTCCCGAAACCCCTTTTGCATGCACGTGCATTTAATTACTCTGGAGCCATGACGTCCTCCACGAGTGATCCGATCTCCTTCGACGACTCCGTCCGCTCCCTGCTCGACGGCAGGAACTTCGCCGGCGTGGCTACCATCGGCCCCGACGGCGCCCCGCAGAACTCGGTGGTCTGGATCAAGCGCGAGGGTGACACCGTGCTCTTCTCCTCCGTCGACGCCCGGCAGAAGGTGCGCAACCTCCGCCGCGACCCCCGCATCAGCGTCTCGGTGTACGACCTCGCCAACCCCTACAGCTCCGTCGAGATCCGCGGCACCGCCGAGATCGTCCCGGACGAGGCCAAGCGGTTGCCGTTCGAGCTCTCGCACAAGTACCTCGGCATCGACCCGCCCGCCGAGAAGGACGACGAGGTCCGAGTGATCATCCGTGTCGTCCCACGGAAGATCGTGCGCTTCTCGGTCTGACCGGCGGCCGTAACCGCTCGGTTCCGGGTGCGTCGGGCAGGCGTCACGGCGAGAATGAAGGGCGCCGGGACTAGCGGTGCGTCCCGCGCCGCGCCGGCCGTCCGGCATCGGGAGGTACTTCATGACCACTGCCGGAGACATCATGCACCGTGGCGCCCAGTGGATCCCGGCTCACGAGACCCTGGACCGCGCCGCCCAGCTGATGCGCGAGCTGGGCGTCGGTGCCCTTCCCATCAGCGACGAGAACGAACGGCTCTGCGGCATCCTCACCGACCGCGACATCGTCATCGGCTGCGTGGCCATGGGCCGCGACCCGAGCAAGGTCACGGCCGGCGACATGGCCCAGGGCACCCCGCGCTGGATCGAGTCGGACGCCGACATCAGCGACGTGCTCCGGGAGATGCAGGACCACCAGATCCGTCGGCTCCCCGTCATCGAGGACAAGCGCCTGGTCGGCATGATCAGCGAGGCCGATCTGGTCCTGAACCTGCGGCAGGACGACGTCGCCCACTGGGCCGAGAGCGTCTACGCCAGGACCGGCACGCCGACGACGCGCTGACCCGGCGAACGCCCGACCGCACTCCGTTTGCCGTCCTCGTCCTGCCCACCCCGGCGGACGGGGACGCACCGGAGCCGGCCGGCCGACCGCGTCAAGGCATCAGAGCGTCAGAGGGTCAGAGGGTCAGAGCGTCAGAGGGTCAGAGCCAACCGTTGCGCCGGAATCCGCGGTACAGCACCAGACACGCCACGGATATCACGCCCAGGACCAGCGGATAGCCGAACGTCCAGCGCAGCTCGGGCATGTGCTCGAAGTTCATTCCGTACACCCCGCACACCATCGTCGGCACGGCGATGATCGCGGCCCAGGCCGTGATCTTCCGCATGTCCTCGTTCTGCGAGACCGTGACCTGTGCCAGGTGCGCCTGCAGGATCGAGTTCAGCAGTTCGTCGAAGGCGGCTATCTGCTCCTTGGCCCGCAGCAGATGGTCGGAGACGTCACGGAAGTAGGCCTGTATCTCCGGTTCGACCGCCCGGATGGACAGCGAGGCCAGGTCCTCGAGCGGGCGGCTCAGTGGAACCACGGCCCGCTTCAGCTCCAGCAGTTCCCGCTTGAGCTGGTAGATCCGGCCCGGGTCGGCCCGCGCGCCGTTCGCCGCGAACACCTCCGTCTCGACCTCGTCGATGTCCTCCTGCACCGAGTCGATGACGCTGAGATAGTCGTCGACGACGTGGTCCGCGATCGCGTGCAGCACCGCCGCCGGCCCCTTGGAGAGCTGATCGGGGCTCGACTCCAGCTCCTCCCGCAACGGGCCCAGCGAGCCGTGCCGCCCGTGCCGCACCGTGATCACGAAGTCCTGGCCGACGAACACCATGATCTCGCCGGTGTTGACCACCTCGCTCGTCGCCGTGAGCTCCTCGTGCTCGACGTAGCAGACCGTCTTGAACACCGCGAACAGCGTCTCGTCGTAGCGCTCCAGCTTCGGCCGCTGATGTGCCTCGACCGCGTCCTCGACCGCCAGCGGGTGCAGGGCGAACAACTCGGCGATGCCCGCGAACTCCTGGTCCGTCGGCTCATGGAGACCGAGCCAGACGAAACCGCCGCCGCGCTTGCGCACCTTCTGCACGACGTCGACCAGATCGCCGCTCTCCGGGACCCGCACACCGTCCTGGTACGTCACGCAATTCACCACCGAGGAGCCCAGCGGGGACCGGGCGGGGTGGCTGAGGTCGACGCGGGGGCGTCGTCGAGCCAGCCGTGCCACCTTGCGGAGGCCGCCGGCCCTTCCGAGGCCCGTGACCTTCCGCAGATTCCCTGCCATGGACATCTGGATCTCCTTGCGTGGATCTCCCCTGACGCGCGCTCACCTCCGGGCCTTCCGGCCCCTTCGGTTCGCTCGCGCTGCGCTGCATCTTTGCGCCCTGGCCCGCCAGTTTGCCAGGTGGGTGTGAGAGGCGGGTAAGCCTGTGGGAACAGGTCATTCCGCTTTGTTCCCGGCTGTGGACAAAGGGGGAGTACCCACACGAGGGGCGGCCGAGGCACCGCCGTCCGCCGGGGGCGGCCGTACGGTGGCCGTGCCAAATTCGGGGCCGTCCTGCCGAGCGTCGCCCCCTCCGGACAAGCCGGGCAACTGGGATGATCGCGTCATGACGCGAACCGACGGGTATCTCCTCGACAACCGGCAGGCGGAGGCGGCCGAGCGCTTCGACGCATTCGCCACACTCTTCGACCCCACGACGTTCCGGCATTTCGAACGGTTCGGCATCGGACCCGGCTGGCGTTGCTGGGAGGTGGGCGCCGGCGGCACGTCGGTGGCGTCCTGGCTGGCCAAGAAGGTCGGCCCGACCGGACGGGTCGTCGCGACCGACATCGACACCTCACTGCTCACCCAGGCCGCCCGCCCTCCGGTCGAGGTCCGCATCCACGACGTGGGCATGGACGAGCCGCCGGGGGAGGGGTTCGACCTGGTGCACGCCCGGCTCGTACTCGTGCATGTGCCGGACCGCGAACGGGCGTTGCGGACGATGATCGAGGCCCTGCGCCCCGGTGGCCGGCTCCTGATCGAGGACGCCGACCCCGCACTGCAGCCCCTGCTCTGCCCCGACGAGTACGGCCCCGACCAGCAGCTCGCGAACCGCCTCCGGCAGGGCTTCCGCAAACTGCTCGCCGACCGCGGTGCCGACCTGTCCTACGGTCGCCGGCTCCCGCGTCTGCTCCGTGAGGCAGGCCTGCGCAGGGTGGAGGCCGACGCGTACTTCCCGATCACGTCGCCCGCCTGCGCCGCCCTGGAGTCCGCCACCGTCCGCCAGATCCGCGACCAGCTCGTCGCCGAGGGCATCGCCACCGACGAGGACATCGACCGCCACCTCGCCAACGTCGCCGCCGGGGGCATGGACCTGGCCACCGCCCCGATGATCTCGGCGTGGGGGCGCAGGGCGCCGGAGGAGAGCGGAGTCCACATCGCGTCCGTCACCGAGGAGCCGATGTCGCCTGACGCTGGCGAGCTGATGTCGCGGGACACCGGGGAGCAGACATCGTCCGACACCGGGGAGCCGGCATCGCCTCGGTCGCCGGAGAGCTGACGTCGCCTCGGTCGCCGGAGAGACGGCATCGCCGCAGTGACTGGCGAGCCGGCATCGATTCAGCCGACGTCGGCGCCGTCACTCCGGCGCGGGCGGCCTTCCGCCGACCCGCTCCACTGCCAGCGCACCTGCCCGGCACCCCTCCCGCGCCGCTTCCTCGGGCCGGGCGCCCGCAAGCAGGGCCGCGAGAAAGGCGCCGGTGAAGGCGTCGCCGGCGCCGGTGGTGTCCCTCGGGGCCGTCGGCATGGCGGGGACGTGGGCACTCACGGTGCCCGACCTGGCCACCATGGCCCCGTCCGCGCCCTGCTTGGCGACCACCAGCGGGACATGGCGACTCAACTTGGCCGCCGCGTCCACCGCATCGGGCAGCCCTGTGAGCAGACACGCCTCGTCACGGCTCGGCAGCAGGACGTCCAGGCCGTCCACCAGGGCCAGGAAACGGTCGACGCCCAGCTCCACGAGGAAGCCGGCCGACGCCGGGTCCATGCTCACCGGCACTCCACGCGTGCGTGCGGACGCCAATGCCGCCGCCACCAGCGCGCGGCTCGGCTCGGAGAACAGCAGGTAACCCGAGAGGTGCAGCCATGCGACACCGTCGAGGAGGGCATCCGACCAGTCGCCGGGGTCGAGCCGCAGGGACGCCCCGCTGTCGGTGAGGAACGTCCGCTCGGCAGCCGCGCCCGTGTCGACCAGGCAGATCACCGTCCCGGTCGGCGCCTGCGGATCCACCACCAGACAGGGCCGTACTCCACTCGCGGTCAGCGCCCGCTCGTGCCACTCGGCCGCGTCCCCTCCCACGCGCCCCAGCAGCCGCACTTCCTCGGCGCCCCAATACGCCGCCCAGCAGGCCACATTGGCGCCGGCGCCGCCCGGCACCGTCCGGACGGCCGCCACGGTGTCCGTACCCGAGGCGAGCGGTCCCCGGTGCCGCGCGATGACGTCCGTGACCACGTCGCCGACGACGAGCAGGGCGCCGTCGCGCCGGTCGGCCGGGGCGGGCCCCCTCCCCGGCTCGCTCACGCCCCGGCCCAGGCGGCCGCGATGCGCCCCGCCAGCCGTACGTTGCCGCGCACCGCCGCGAGGTTGGCGCTCAGCGAGGCACCGTCCGTGTGCCGTACCAAGTAGTCCAGCAGGAACGGCGTGACCGCCTGCCCCGTGATGCCCTGCTCCTCGCATGCGTGCAGCGCGTCCGCGAGCACACGCGCGTGCAGCTCGGGATCCAGCTGCTCCTCCTCCGGCACCGGATTGGCGACGATCAGCGCCGACTCCGGCCCGTCGAGCGCGTCCTGAGCGTGCATCACCTCGGCCACCTCCTGCGGCGACTCGAGCGTCCAGTCCACCGGATGCCCCGAGTCGGACAGGTAGAAGCCGGGGAAGCGCTCCGTGCGGTAGCCGGCGACGGCGACTCCGAGCGTCTCCAGCCGCTGCAGGGTCGCCGGGACATCGAGGATCGACTTCACGCCGGCGCACACCACCGTGATCCGGGCCCGCGCCAGCAGCCCCAGGTCGGCCGACTCGTCCTGCGTCACCGTCCACTCCCGGTGCACACCGCCGAGCCCGCCCGTCGCGAACACCCGTACCCCTGCGAGGGCCGCCAGCAGAGCCGTCGCCGACACCGTGGTGGCCCCGCTCGCCCCAGAAGCCACCGCGAGCGGCAGATCCCGGTGCCCCAGCTTGCGGATCCCGTCCTCGTTGGCGATCCGCTCCAGCTGTTCCTTGTCCAGGCCGACGTGGGGCCGCCCGTCCAGCACGGCGATCGTCGCGGGAACGGCACCCTCCTGCCGTACGAC is a window from the Streptomyces sp. NBC_00299 genome containing:
- a CDS encoding carboxymuconolactone decarboxylase family protein gives rise to the protein MTTNTTATQGTSGTDSDIDIASGIDSAIATAEAARTRLDLAKSAPKVFRTIVGFDAAAREGLDPALVELIQIRASHLNHCAYCLHMHTNDARKAGESEDRLHLVAVWREARHFYTEKEQTALALTEAVTLVADGGVPDEVYAQAAAHFDDQELAHVLALILTINTWNRVALATGKVAGTDERR
- a CDS encoding glutamate synthase subunit beta gives rise to the protein MADPKGFMTTRRQDWPRRPVEERVQDWDEVYVPGALLPIISKQADRCMDCGIPFCHDACPLGNLIPDWNDLVSREDWRAAADRLHATNNFPEFTGRLCPAPCEAGCVLAINQPAVTIKNVECAIADRAWEDGFALPRPPDRLSGRTVAVIGSGPTGLAAAQQLTRAGHTVAVYEKDDRVGGLMRYGIPSFKMEKHHLERRIEQMRAEGTKFRTSTAVGRDIGAADLRSRYDAVVIATGATAWRELPVPGRELSGIQQAMEYLPLANRVCEGDLESSPLSAAGKHVVIVGGGDTGADCLGTAVRDGAASVTQLDIYAQPGAERDEDAEPWPTYPKIYRLSPAHEEARDLETAPAADADVRLFAASTLRFTGDADGHVRSLHLTEVDAQRRPLPETGRTLPADLVLLALGFSGPDQGDGLIEQLGLELEPRGTLTRDAGFATNVSGVFAAGDAARGQSLIVWAIAEGRAVAAAVDRYLTGSSRLPAPISPYDRPMRV
- a CDS encoding anthrone oxygenase family protein produces the protein MIDGPFFVLVVIGVVGTGLVAGVFCAFSTFVMRGLAALPPAQGVAAMKAINVTALMPAFMLVFIGSAVLCAVIAVVTFVLWPDEGTVELLLGSGLYLFGTFGVTMVANVPRNEALVKLDAGTAEAAAYWPTYVREWTAWNHVRTVASAAATVSFVLAIS
- a CDS encoding DUF2293 domain-containing protein, which codes for MAPLATPAPRTGLLVIQPLKRRRCAECHAGPLQMLVLEDGAPRCLDCADLGHLVFLPRGDTALTRRSREESALSAVVVRFNRRKSRYERQGVLVEEAGLARAEQRCLADAEARRRRRARDARRRAREDVRFAEALAAEIRRLFPGCPAGRARDIAAHASARGSGRVGRSAAGRALTEGAVTWAVAASVRHLDTPYDRLLMGGVPRHEARRRIAAAVETTLRAWRLGVSEVG
- a CDS encoding uridine kinase, with amino-acid sequence MGPVRLEAITWERLGDLLAERLLDLKPADGSSWPRIAFDGAPAARPGDLAERVGEALRIRGRPSLAVGTQGFLRPASVRLEYGHQDVEAYFDGWFDTGALWREVFGPLEPGGDGRVLPDLWDPATDRATRSPYTQLPPGGFLLLHGPLLLRHWFPFDLTVHVLLSPGALRRRTPEAEHWTLPAFERYDQETDPAGTADVLVRADDPRHPAWGG
- a CDS encoding PPOX class F420-dependent oxidoreductase, which gives rise to MTSSTSDPISFDDSVRSLLDGRNFAGVATIGPDGAPQNSVVWIKREGDTVLFSSVDARQKVRNLRRDPRISVSVYDLANPYSSVEIRGTAEIVPDEAKRLPFELSHKYLGIDPPAEKDDEVRVIIRVVPRKIVRFSV
- a CDS encoding CBS domain-containing protein, whose product is MTTAGDIMHRGAQWIPAHETLDRAAQLMRELGVGALPISDENERLCGILTDRDIVIGCVAMGRDPSKVTAGDMAQGTPRWIESDADISDVLREMQDHQIRRLPVIEDKRLVGMISEADLVLNLRQDDVAHWAESVYARTGTPTTR
- the corA gene encoding magnesium/cobalt transporter CorA; this encodes MSMAGNLRKVTGLGRAGGLRKVARLARRRPRVDLSHPARSPLGSSVVNCVTYQDGVRVPESGDLVDVVQKVRKRGGGFVWLGLHEPTDQEFAGIAELFALHPLAVEDAVEAHQRPKLERYDETLFAVFKTVCYVEHEELTATSEVVNTGEIMVFVGQDFVITVRHGRHGSLGPLREELESSPDQLSKGPAAVLHAIADHVVDDYLSVIDSVQEDIDEVETEVFAANGARADPGRIYQLKRELLELKRAVVPLSRPLEDLASLSIRAVEPEIQAYFRDVSDHLLRAKEQIAAFDELLNSILQAHLAQVTVSQNEDMRKITAWAAIIAVPTMVCGVYGMNFEHMPELRWTFGYPLVLGVISVACLVLYRGFRRNGWL
- a CDS encoding carbohydrate kinase family protein — translated: MSEPGRGPAPADRRDGALLVVGDVVTDVIARHRGPLASGTDTVAAVRTVPGGAGANVACWAAYWGAEEVRLLGRVGGDAAEWHERALTASGVRPCLVVDPQAPTGTVICLVDTGAAAERTFLTDSGASLRLDPGDWSDALLDGVAWLHLSGYLLFSEPSRALVAAALASARTRGVPVSMDPASAGFLVELGVDRFLALVDGLDVLLPSRDEACLLTGLPDAVDAAAKLSRHVPLVVAKQGADGAMVARSGTVSAHVPAMPTAPRDTTGAGDAFTGAFLAALLAGARPEEAAREGCRAGALAVERVGGRPPAPE
- a CDS encoding pseudouridine-5'-phosphate glycosidase, producing the protein MVLVVSEEVRDAVDARRPVVALESTIIAHGLPRPRNLQVALELEDVVRQEGAVPATIAVLDGRPHVGLDKEQLERIANEDGIRKLGHRDLPLAVASGASGATTVSATALLAALAGVRVFATGGLGGVHREWTVTQDESADLGLLARARITVVCAGVKSILDVPATLQRLETLGVAVAGYRTERFPGFYLSDSGHPVDWTLESPQEVAEVMHAQDALDGPESALIVANPVPEEEQLDPELHARVLADALHACEEQGITGQAVTPFLLDYLVRHTDGASLSANLAAVRGNVRLAGRIAAAWAGA